A genomic segment from Paraburkholderia hayleyella encodes:
- a CDS encoding amidohydrolase family protein: MQGKIALEEHFAIPDTIGDSQEYFGADIWPERRKQLLDIHEERLRRMDACGIGYTILSLNAPAVQGITDTAKAIDVARRANDFLAEQVARRPDRFGAFAALPMQDPDAATQELKRTVTELGFVGALVNGFSNVGSETNATYYDLPQYTPFWAEASRLDVPFYLHPRNPLVSQQLIYEGHPWLMGPAWAFSPETGVHALRLIGSGLFDRFPNLNVILGHLGELIQSNIWRTSHWASANGKNPLGVKAKRPFIDYFRENFYVTTSGNFRTITMRNAIDEIGSDRVLFSADYPFEVMEEASTWFDAAEIGENDRQKIGRDNARRLFKLA, encoded by the coding sequence ATGCAAGGCAAAATCGCATTAGAAGAACATTTCGCTATCCCCGACACGATCGGCGACTCTCAGGAATATTTTGGCGCAGATATCTGGCCTGAGCGGCGCAAACAGTTACTGGACATCCATGAGGAACGCCTGCGGCGCATGGATGCCTGTGGCATCGGCTACACCATTTTGTCGCTGAACGCACCCGCCGTGCAGGGTATTACCGATACCGCCAAAGCCATCGACGTCGCGCGACGAGCCAATGATTTTCTGGCCGAACAAGTCGCACGGCGTCCTGACCGTTTTGGGGCATTCGCCGCGCTGCCCATGCAGGATCCGGATGCCGCTACCCAGGAACTGAAACGCACCGTGACGGAGCTGGGTTTTGTTGGTGCTCTTGTCAATGGCTTTTCCAATGTGGGAAGCGAGACAAACGCGACCTACTACGACCTGCCGCAGTACACGCCGTTCTGGGCTGAAGCTTCCCGGCTGGATGTTCCGTTCTACCTGCATCCTCGAAATCCGCTCGTCAGCCAGCAGCTCATCTACGAAGGACATCCGTGGTTAATGGGACCGGCATGGGCCTTCTCACCTGAAACGGGCGTTCATGCATTGCGGTTGATCGGTAGCGGCCTGTTCGACCGCTTCCCCAATCTGAACGTGATCCTCGGCCACCTTGGAGAACTGATTCAAAGCAACATCTGGAGAACCTCGCACTGGGCCTCTGCTAACGGCAAAAACCCGCTGGGCGTCAAAGCGAAGCGGCCTTTTATCGACTATTTCCGCGAGAATTTTTACGTCACCACCAGCGGCAACTTCCGGACGATCACGATGCGCAACGCCATTGATGAAATAGGAAGTGACCGCGTGCTTTTCTCCGCTGATTACCCGTTCGAAGTGATGGAGGAAGCCAGTACGTGGTTCGATGCTGCCGAAATCGGTGAAAACGACCGGCAAAAGATCGGACGTGACAACGCCCGGCGTCTGTTCAAGCTGGCTTGA
- the darG gene encoding type II toxin-antitoxin system antitoxin DNA ADP-ribosyl glycohydrolase DarG, producing MITYTQGNLLEARAEALVNTVNTVGVMGKGIALMFKERFAENFRRYALACKAGEVRTGRMFVTEANELDGLRWVVNFPTKQHWRAPSRLEWIAEGLQDLRRFLIENRVKSIAIPPLGAGNGGLDWGEVRAQIELALHDVDAEILVFEPTSQYQNVAKRAGVEKLTPARALIAELVRRYWVLGMECSLLEIQKLAWFLERAIKRFNPDHNPLNLQFVAHKYGPYANRLDHLLNNLDGSYLHADKRISDADPLDVIWFDDTRKDVVQAYIKTEAREYSRALEATAELIDGFESPFGMELLATVDWLLVNEGVEPTVPALRAGLRNWKVGGDAAKRKDRLFDDRALGIALSRLTQQASAFA from the coding sequence ATGATTACTTATACGCAAGGCAACCTATTGGAGGCCCGTGCCGAGGCGCTGGTCAACACGGTAAATACCGTTGGCGTGATGGGCAAGGGGATCGCGCTGATGTTCAAGGAGCGTTTCGCCGAAAACTTTCGGCGTTATGCGCTTGCCTGCAAGGCGGGAGAGGTCCGTACTGGCCGGATGTTTGTGACAGAAGCGAACGAGCTGGATGGTCTGCGCTGGGTCGTCAATTTTCCGACTAAGCAGCATTGGCGTGCGCCTTCTCGTCTCGAGTGGATTGCAGAAGGGCTGCAAGATCTGCGTCGCTTCCTCATCGAGAATCGGGTGAAGTCCATTGCTATACCGCCGCTTGGTGCCGGTAATGGTGGACTGGATTGGGGCGAGGTACGGGCGCAGATCGAACTGGCGTTGCATGATGTCGATGCCGAAATTCTAGTATTCGAGCCGACCAGTCAATACCAAAATGTCGCGAAGCGCGCTGGCGTGGAAAAGTTGACGCCTGCGCGTGCACTGATCGCCGAGCTGGTGCGCCGCTACTGGGTGCTGGGAATGGAGTGCAGCTTGTTGGAAATCCAGAAGCTGGCATGGTTTCTTGAACGAGCGATCAAGCGTTTCAATCCCGACCACAATCCCTTGAACCTGCAATTCGTGGCTCACAAGTACGGCCCGTATGCTAATCGACTGGATCACTTGCTGAACAATCTGGACGGTAGTTATCTGCATGCCGACAAGCGTATTAGCGATGCCGATCCGCTGGACGTGATCTGGTTCGACGATACGCGTAAAGATGTGGTGCAAGCGTATATCAAGACCGAAGCTAGGGAATATAGCCGCGCATTGGAAGCGACGGCCGAGTTGATCGACGGGTTCGAGTCGCCTTTCGGGATGGAGCTGCTTGCCACGGTCGATTGGCTGCTCGTAAATGAAGGCGTCGAGCCGACTGTGCCAGCGTTGCGTGCAGGCTTGCGCAACTGGAAGGTTGGCGGGGATGCCGCCAAACGTAAGGATCGGTTGTTTGATGACCGGGCGCTTGGCATTGCCTTGAGCCGACTTACGCAACAAGCTTCAGCCTTCGCGTGA
- a CDS encoding lactonase family protein, with product MTPHTCHKRRTVLQWIGGGITAGALTAWLPANAQTAARTSPDAAGRALPVASPRFAYVGTYTNNVPGSITSQGIYVFALKNDTWTQVQAVASENPSFLALHPSQRFLYAINEIDRYEGLPTGSAEAYAIDPNDGHLTLLNRQPLSLSGTGPAHLAVSPDGRYLVVALYGGGAYNVLPVDVDGTLGKVSGIRKEISCAPDKAQQELPHPHMVLFDPTGTRVLAADLGSNRLTVFELADGKLEVQARIATPPGSGPRHLVLHPSGHLLYVVNELGASVACYGYDAIGGRILEQRYRVSTVPKEFTGQKNAAALVIHPSGRYLYASNRKLESEHPLADSVVVYLTHATSGALAPLQYWNEGLSFPRALTMAPDGGHLYALSQKGDNILRLRIDPVSGLLDQPTQVAQVPKPVCLVFA from the coding sequence ATGACGCCTCATACCTGTCATAAACGACGGACCGTGCTGCAATGGATCGGTGGTGGAATCACCGCAGGTGCATTGACGGCATGGTTACCTGCGAATGCGCAAACTGCGGCGCGAACCAGCCCGGATGCGGCTGGCCGTGCTCTGCCTGTCGCATCGCCGCGTTTTGCTTACGTCGGCACCTATACCAACAATGTTCCTGGAAGCATCACCTCACAAGGCATTTACGTGTTTGCGCTCAAGAACGATACCTGGACGCAAGTGCAAGCCGTGGCCAGCGAGAACCCGTCGTTTCTCGCGCTGCATCCGAGCCAGCGTTTCCTGTATGCGATCAACGAGATCGACCGTTACGAGGGATTGCCCACCGGCTCGGCCGAAGCCTATGCCATTGATCCGAACGATGGCCACCTGACTTTGCTCAACCGGCAGCCGTTGTCGCTGTCGGGAACTGGGCCGGCACATCTCGCCGTATCCCCCGATGGACGGTATCTGGTGGTGGCACTGTATGGCGGCGGCGCCTATAACGTGTTGCCTGTCGATGTGGATGGCACGCTCGGCAAGGTGTCGGGCATCAGGAAGGAAATCAGTTGCGCCCCCGACAAGGCGCAACAGGAATTGCCGCATCCGCATATGGTGCTGTTCGATCCCACCGGGACGCGAGTACTGGCGGCCGATCTTGGCAGTAATCGCCTCACCGTGTTTGAGCTAGCCGATGGCAAGCTCGAAGTGCAGGCGCGCATCGCCACTCCGCCTGGCAGCGGCCCACGCCATCTGGTGCTGCATCCGTCCGGGCACTTGTTGTATGTGGTGAATGAACTCGGCGCATCGGTGGCTTGCTATGGTTACGACGCCATAGGCGGCAGGATTCTGGAGCAACGCTACCGGGTGTCGACCGTGCCGAAAGAGTTCACTGGACAGAAGAACGCAGCCGCGCTTGTGATCCACCCTTCAGGGCGCTACCTGTATGCCTCCAATCGCAAACTGGAGTCGGAGCATCCGCTGGCCGATAGCGTGGTGGTATACCTCACCCATGCGACGAGCGGTGCGTTAGCGCCGTTGCAATACTGGAATGAGGGTTTGAGTTTCCCACGCGCATTGACCATGGCACCCGACGGCGGGCATCTGTACGCGCTCAGCCAGAAGGGCGACAACATCCTGCGCCTGCGTATTGATCCTGTGAGTGGCCTGCTCGACCAGCCGACGCAGGTGGCGCAAGTGCCGAAGCCGGTATGCCTCGTCTTTGCGTGA
- a CDS encoding transposase has protein sequence MKTSKLTEAQIAFALKQAELGTKVEEVCRKLGISEAELLQLEEEVRWRRAVRASQNAPVGRREHEAQALGCRSESGQGHAAGWSVKKALKPSRKRTLIDELRDRYRASLTKVCALFCMSRSLYGYQSVTRDSPALLARIKEIAATRVHYGYRRVHVMLQTTNGSIDSIKPRAYRCGISGQSETNQRGCANPRASLRPSMRYGAWTSSPTHCLTVDTYVF, from the coding sequence ATGAAGACGAGCAAGCTCACGGAAGCACAGATCGCCTTTGCCTTGAAGCAAGCGGAGCTGGGTACGAAGGTCGAAGAGGTGTGCCGTAAGCTGGGAATCAGCGAGGCTGAGCTTCTACAACTGGAGGAAGAAGTACGGTGGCGTAGGGCCGTCCGAGCTTCGCAGAATGCGCCAGTTGGAAGAAGAGAACATGAAGCTCAAGCGCTTGGTTGCCGATCTGAGTCTGGACAAGGCCATGCTGCAGGATGGTCTGTCAAAAAAGCTCTGAAGCCTTCTCGCAAACGGACATTGATCGACGAGTTGCGTGATCGGTATCGGGCAAGCCTGACCAAAGTGTGCGCGCTATTTTGCATGTCGAGGTCACTTTACGGATACCAATCGGTGACTCGGGACTCGCCGGCATTGCTTGCGCGCATCAAGGAGATTGCCGCGACTCGCGTGCATTACGGCTATCGCCGTGTGCATGTGATGTTGCAGACCACAAACGGGTCTATCGACTCTATCAAGCCGAGAGCTTATCGCTGCGGCATAAGCGGCCAAAGCGAAACAAATCAGCGCGGTTGCGCCAACCCAAGAGCATCGTTACGACCATCAATGAGATATGGCGCATGGACTTCGTCTCCGACGCATTGTTTGACGGTAGACACTTACGTGTTCTGA
- a CDS encoding TolC family protein: MNAKRHQRVLLVWLLSLVSWMPLTAHAWSSLETFDPLGTSRELSAPPLFALKPDANGITPCRFDRPDGEMTLDAAVDRALCHHPQTHRAWAQAQIQAARLGQATAARLPTLSAVLSGSKSQTSTSSESKWEPHSSYSGISRAAELTLEWVLFDFGARSAEVKKAKALLSAANQSLDAATLDVMYATARDYFAALTAQAQVSAARQAETNALQSLAAAEARLAAGVASIADALQARTSLSQVRLGRIKAETAHEEALGTLAIDIGVDPDTPLQLRSMSGAPQPPSSSSSQREAIGTLLEAARTHHPKLLAASAELDAVQASLVSVRAQALPSVRLQGGLTHSHHPMAGAGESGSLRNASHSRYIGLRIHIPFFEGWSSAYRIREAEAQVRLQKAELAGTEQQIVLNVWKSYSAVEAGVQTLQQADTLLQHAGQAFTAAQARYRAGVEGITALLRAQDVLTEARQQRIAAQADWHVARLSLAASLGRLTRDTLIRDP, from the coding sequence ATGAACGCTAAACGGCACCAGCGCGTGCTGCTGGTTTGGCTGTTGAGCCTTGTGTCATGGATGCCGCTCACCGCACATGCGTGGTCATCCCTGGAAACGTTTGATCCGTTGGGCACTTCCCGCGAGCTGAGTGCGCCACCGCTCTTCGCCCTGAAGCCAGACGCAAACGGCATCACACCTTGCCGCTTCGATAGACCAGACGGCGAGATGACACTTGATGCTGCCGTGGACCGGGCGTTATGCCATCACCCGCAAACTCATCGCGCGTGGGCCCAGGCTCAGATACAAGCCGCCCGGCTCGGCCAGGCAACGGCTGCGAGATTGCCAACGCTCTCCGCTGTTCTAAGTGGCTCGAAGAGTCAAACCAGCACCTCGTCCGAGAGCAAATGGGAACCGCATTCTTCGTATAGCGGCATCAGCCGCGCCGCTGAGTTGACACTGGAATGGGTGCTTTTCGATTTCGGAGCGCGCTCGGCTGAAGTGAAAAAAGCGAAGGCTTTGCTGAGCGCGGCGAATCAGTCGCTGGATGCGGCCACGCTCGATGTGATGTATGCCACTGCGCGTGATTACTTCGCCGCGCTGACCGCACAGGCTCAAGTGAGTGCGGCGCGTCAGGCCGAGACGAATGCCCTGCAGAGCCTGGCTGCCGCTGAAGCGCGTCTTGCCGCTGGCGTGGCATCGATTGCGGATGCGCTTCAGGCGCGGACATCGTTAAGCCAGGTGCGGCTTGGACGAATCAAGGCCGAGACGGCACATGAAGAAGCGCTTGGCACGCTGGCTATCGACATCGGCGTTGACCCTGATACACCATTGCAACTCAGGAGCATGTCTGGTGCGCCGCAGCCCCCGTCGTCGTCGTCATCGCAACGGGAAGCCATTGGTACGCTGCTGGAAGCGGCTCGGACACACCATCCAAAATTGCTGGCGGCGAGTGCTGAACTGGATGCGGTTCAGGCTTCGCTTGTCAGCGTGCGAGCCCAGGCACTGCCCAGCGTTCGGTTGCAGGGCGGGCTGACCCACAGCCATCATCCGATGGCTGGCGCAGGTGAAAGCGGTAGCTTGCGGAACGCATCGCATAGCCGCTATATAGGCCTTCGGATTCATATTCCGTTTTTTGAAGGCTGGAGTTCGGCTTACCGGATCCGCGAAGCAGAAGCGCAAGTTCGTTTGCAGAAAGCGGAGTTGGCCGGAACAGAACAGCAGATCGTATTGAACGTCTGGAAAAGCTATAGCGCGGTGGAGGCCGGTGTCCAGACGCTGCAGCAAGCTGATACCTTGTTGCAGCATGCCGGGCAAGCGTTCACCGCGGCTCAGGCGCGTTATCGCGCAGGCGTGGAGGGCATCACAGCGTTGCTGCGCGCACAGGACGTGCTGACCGAGGCCCGCCAGCAGCGGATTGCCGCGCAAGCAGACTGGCACGTGGCGCGCTTAAGTCTCGCAGCAAGTCTCGGCCGATTAACACGCGACACACTGATTCGTGATCCGTGA
- a CDS encoding c-type cytochrome, which produces MSEAPHELPIKTPAQLVAAIIAGFAVPIIIIVLLAYYVDNSTRISAGTDGLSNTAVTQRIAPLARVELRDANAPRVYKTGEQVYHAVCATCHAAGTAGAPKFTSATDWGPRLTPGFDTLWHAVLAGKGAMPARGGTNPDDYSDYEIGLAVAYMANNAGAKFADPPVPPVTAQGAPDAASTAAATADASASSAQAAAMAAIANVAQAPAPVAAATSSADAAQAGKALYQQVCQVCHAAGVLNAPKFGDKAAWAPRLKDPMDTLYNYALHGKGAMPPKGGSSASDADVKAAVDYMVNAAK; this is translated from the coding sequence ATGAGCGAAGCTCCACACGAATTACCGATCAAAACCCCCGCGCAACTCGTCGCGGCCATCATCGCGGGCTTTGCGGTTCCTATCATCATCATTGTGCTGCTCGCGTACTACGTCGATAACTCGACACGCATCAGCGCTGGCACCGATGGCCTATCGAACACTGCAGTAACCCAGCGCATCGCACCTCTAGCCCGGGTCGAACTCCGGGATGCCAACGCACCGCGCGTCTATAAAACCGGTGAGCAGGTTTATCACGCGGTCTGTGCAACCTGTCACGCGGCAGGCACGGCGGGTGCGCCGAAATTCACCAGCGCAACTGACTGGGGCCCTCGCCTCACCCCAGGCTTCGATACGTTGTGGCATGCCGTCCTTGCAGGCAAGGGCGCAATGCCCGCTCGCGGTGGAACAAACCCCGACGACTACAGCGATTACGAAATCGGTTTGGCAGTGGCATATATGGCCAATAACGCAGGGGCGAAATTCGCAGACCCTCCCGTGCCTCCTGTAACCGCACAAGGCGCGCCCGATGCAGCCTCCACGGCTGCGGCAACTGCGGATGCAAGTGCATCGAGTGCCCAAGCGGCGGCCATGGCAGCGATCGCCAATGTTGCCCAGGCACCTGCGCCCGTTGCAGCGGCAACATCCAGCGCCGATGCCGCACAAGCAGGCAAGGCGTTGTATCAGCAAGTCTGCCAGGTGTGTCATGCCGCTGGCGTGCTGAATGCGCCGAAGTTTGGCGACAAGGCTGCATGGGCGCCGCGTCTGAAGGATCCCATGGATACGCTCTATAACTATGCGCTCCACGGCAAAGGCGCGATGCCGCCGAAGGGAGGCTCCAGCGCTTCCGATGCGGATGTCAAAGCAGCCGTCGATTACATGGTCAACGCAGCAAAGTAA
- a CDS encoding LysR family transcriptional regulator — translation MKNLESGSSLRNTDLNLLLIFDALYRSQSTTRAATELHLTQPSVSNALKRLRTLFEDELFVSTREGMLPTARANEIATLVAEGLSSFRLAMQAHRPFDPASAVRTFYLYVSDLGQAIFLPPVAAKIRSVAPGVKIVTIDPPLDEAQQMMKRGQIDLAIGMFSGLEGDFHQQRLFEEHYVALLGNANSGISETLTPAQFFVADHLIYTPTAGSHVLFEAALEAIFAAQGQTRNVAMRVAHLVGLDRIVASGNMIACIPGRLARTLAGRTDVRSCALPFEIMPIDIVQLWHAQFHRDEGHRWLRSLVYDIFHDGRHGVEF, via the coding sequence ATGAAAAACCTGGAATCCGGTTCATCGTTGCGGAATACCGACCTGAACCTCCTGCTGATCTTCGATGCGCTTTATCGGAGTCAGAGCACTACGCGTGCAGCTACCGAGTTGCATCTCACGCAGCCGTCCGTTAGCAACGCCTTGAAGCGTTTGCGCACGCTGTTCGAGGATGAACTGTTCGTCAGCACCCGGGAAGGTATGTTGCCAACGGCAAGGGCTAACGAGATTGCAACCTTGGTGGCAGAGGGCCTTAGCTCATTTCGCCTTGCCATGCAGGCGCATCGGCCATTCGATCCTGCGTCGGCCGTGAGGACTTTCTATCTTTATGTCAGCGACCTCGGACAGGCGATATTCCTTCCGCCTGTCGCGGCAAAAATCCGTAGCGTGGCTCCAGGTGTCAAGATCGTCACGATTGATCCGCCGCTCGACGAGGCGCAGCAAATGATGAAGCGTGGGCAGATTGATCTGGCGATTGGAATGTTTAGCGGACTGGAAGGCGATTTTCACCAGCAACGCTTGTTTGAAGAACATTACGTTGCCCTGCTGGGGAATGCTAATTCCGGCATAAGCGAGACATTGACGCCTGCGCAATTTTTTGTTGCCGACCATCTCATTTACACGCCAACTGCGGGCAGCCACGTTTTGTTTGAAGCCGCGTTAGAGGCGATCTTTGCCGCTCAAGGCCAAACAAGAAACGTGGCGATGCGCGTCGCTCATCTGGTTGGCCTTGATCGCATTGTTGCTTCGGGAAATATGATCGCCTGCATACCTGGCCGGCTCGCCAGAACGCTCGCTGGCCGGACAGATGTTCGCTCATGCGCGTTGCCATTTGAAATAATGCCGATTGATATTGTTCAGCTCTGGCACGCCCAGTTCCATCGTGACGAAGGTCATAGATGGCTACGGTCACTGGTCTACGATATTTTTCATGATGGTCGGCATGGCGTCGAATTTTGA
- a CDS encoding tetratricopeptide repeat protein, giving the protein MRRDGHHPASQRLVFDPAARLILKQRARNPYQPAGSGDTHGAFGHQYLDRFDESLPILLEQAKVLQPDAMSWFQVGVAYAHLGQAEQAIDAFHRAVTLDPEYAAAMFELGGVHWNSGDHAKAKQTWSVACERFPDHELVSQVKALLQ; this is encoded by the coding sequence TTGCGCCGCGATGGCCATCATCCGGCTAGTCAGCGCCTCGTCTTCGACCCGGCGGCGCGACTCATACTGAAACAGCGAGCGAGAAATCCCTACCAGCCCGCAGGCTCGGGTGACACCCATGGCGCGTTCGGTCATCAATATCTGGACCGCTTTGACGAAAGTCTGCCGATCCTCTTGGAGCAGGCCAAAGTGCTCCAGCCGGACGCAATGAGTTGGTTTCAGGTCGGCGTGGCATACGCGCATCTTGGGCAGGCGGAACAGGCGATCGACGCCTTCCATCGGGCGGTCACCCTAGATCCCGAATATGCTGCGGCAATGTTCGAGCTCGGCGGAGTGCACTGGAACAGCGGCGACCATGCAAAAGCGAAGCAGACTTGGTCAGTGGCCTGTGAACGCTTTCCTGACCACGAGCTCGTCTCACAAGTGAAAGCACTTTTGCAGTGA
- the darT gene encoding type II toxin-antitoxin system toxin DNA ADP-ribosyl transferase DarT, which translates to MAHHYSALNPEKALIWRIVHRDNLPWILDNGLHCGNGARKAPGWVSIGNPELIDKRATHPVLLPPGGFLGDYVPFYFTPFSPMLRNINTGWGGIRKRANEEIVILVSSLRHVVAHGLAYLFTDSHAYYEWANYYSGLSDLDKIDWPTLQARDFRRDPDDPAKFERYQAEALIHRHLPVSGLRGVVCYTNEVRQRIENDLLARRLELPVHVRQNWYF; encoded by the coding sequence TTGGCACATCACTATTCCGCTTTGAACCCTGAAAAGGCCTTGATCTGGCGGATCGTGCATCGCGACAATCTGCCGTGGATTCTCGACAATGGCTTGCACTGCGGTAACGGTGCGCGGAAGGCACCGGGCTGGGTCAGCATAGGAAATCCGGAATTGATCGACAAGCGTGCGACGCATCCGGTTCTGTTGCCGCCCGGTGGCTTCCTTGGCGATTACGTTCCGTTTTACTTCACGCCATTTTCGCCTATGCTGCGTAACATCAACACGGGCTGGGGCGGCATTCGGAAGCGCGCCAATGAAGAGATCGTCATTTTGGTTTCTAGTTTGCGGCACGTTGTTGCGCATGGGCTAGCTTATTTGTTTACGGATAGCCATGCGTATTATGAATGGGCAAATTATTACTCTGGCCTGTCCGACTTGGACAAGATCGACTGGCCGACTCTTCAGGCGCGCGACTTTCGCCGCGATCCTGACGACCCGGCCAAGTTCGAACGCTATCAGGCCGAGGCGTTGATTCATCGGCATTTGCCGGTGTCCGGCCTGCGTGGTGTGGTGTGCTACACGAACGAGGTCAGGCAGCGTATCGAAAATGACCTATTGGCGCGGCGTTTGGAGTTGCCGGTACATGTTCGGCAAAACTGGTACTTCTGA
- a CDS encoding integrase core domain-containing protein produces the protein MPLSSANRCRCQRVKQVLERLREMRGLPQSITVDNGPEFAGKVLDAWAYEVGVTLSFIRPGKPVENACIESFNGRFRDECLNEHWFVSMSYARRLIEDWRIEYNTERPHSSLGYLAPMQFAKAHEAKELLTSDSNGASY, from the coding sequence TTGCCGCTGTCGAGCGCAAACCGCTGCCGATGCCAACGGGTTAAGCAGGTGCTTGAACGGTTACGCGAGATGCGCGGCTTGCCCCAGTCCATCACGGTGGACAACGGTCCGGAGTTCGCCGGTAAGGTGCTGGATGCATGGGCTTACGAAGTGGGCGTTACGCTGTCCTTCATCCGGCCCGGCAAGCCGGTGGAAAACGCCTGCATCGAGAGCTTCAACGGGCGATTCCGGGACGAATGCCTGAACGAGCACTGGTTCGTCTCCATGAGCTACGCCAGGCGTTTGATTGAAGATTGGCGTATCGAGTACAACACCGAGCGGCCTCACAGCTCGCTCGGCTACCTGGCGCCGATGCAGTTCGCAAAGGCGCACGAAGCGAAGGAATTATTAACCTCGGACTCTAACGGAGCTTCGTACTAA
- a CDS encoding IS3 family transposase (programmed frameshift), with protein MSKQRRSFSPDFKRSAASLVLDQNYNHADASRSVGIAESVLRRWVQQLHDERRGVTPQSPAMTLEQQRIQELEARVERLEREKSILKKGYCAAHVGRDRTYEIIDQIGGNESVALLCALFDVPRSCYYAYRQRRERVDSQRMALRSRVHELFIESRSSAGSRSIMEMMRERGSTIGRFKVCRLMDELGLICKQPGGHAYNRATIERVDIPNVLNRQFDVAGQNQVWCGDITYVWAQGQWHYLAVVLDLFTRRIVGWAFSARPDADLVVQALDMAFEQRGRPSNLLFHSDQGGQYASRKFRQRLWRYRIQQSMSRRGNCGDNAPTERLFRSLKTEWVPSTGYSTSSDAQRDISFYLMQRYNWIRPHQFNAGVAPAVAEEKLNQVSGIS; from the exons ATGAGCAAGCAACGTCGATCGTTTTCTCCTGATTTCAAGCGCAGTGCTGCGTCCCTGGTTCTTGACCAGAACTACAATCACGCGGATGCGAGTCGTTCCGTGGGCATCGCGGAATCGGTCCTGCGTCGCTGGGTCCAGCAACTGCATGACGAGCGGCGTGGCGTCACGCCACAGAGCCCGGCGATGACACTGGAGCAACAACGGATTCAAGAGCTTGAGGCGCGGGTCGAGCGACTCGAGCGGGAGAAGAGCATTTTAAAAAAAG GCTACTGCGCTGCTCATGTCGGAAGGGATCGAACGTACGAAATAATCGATCAGATCGGTGGCAATGAATCCGTCGCCTTGCTGTGTGCTCTGTTCGACGTGCCGCGTTCTTGCTATTACGCGTATCGGCAGCGGCGCGAGCGTGTTGATTCGCAGCGTATGGCTTTGCGTAGTCGCGTGCACGAGCTGTTCATCGAGAGCCGCAGTTCCGCCGGTAGCCGCAGCATTATGGAAATGATGCGCGAGCGCGGTTCCACGATTGGCCGCTTTAAGGTCTGTCGGCTCATGGATGAGCTCGGACTGATTTGCAAGCAGCCCGGTGGCCATGCCTATAACCGGGCTACGATCGAGCGTGTTGATATTCCGAATGTGTTGAACAGGCAGTTCGATGTCGCGGGGCAAAACCAGGTTTGGTGTGGCGACATCACCTATGTGTGGGCGCAGGGCCAGTGGCACTATTTGGCGGTCGTATTGGACCTGTTCACGCGCCGTATTGTCGGCTGGGCATTTTCGGCGCGCCCTGATGCCGACTTGGTTGTGCAAGCGCTGGATATGGCCTTTGAGCAGCGCGGACGCCCATCGAATTTGCTCTTTCACTCCGATCAGGGTGGGCAATACGCCAGCAGGAAGTTCCGTCAGCGGCTATGGCGCTACAGGATTCAACAAAGCATGAGTCGGCGCGGAAATTGTGGGGATAACGCGCCTACGGAGCGGTTGTTTCGCAGCCTGAAAACAGAATGGGTACCCAGCACCGGTTACTCGACATCCTCGGATGCCCAGCGAGACATCAGCTTCTATTTGATGCAGCGATACAACTGGATTCGACCGCATCAGTTCAATGCCGGTGTTGCACCGGCGGTCGCGGAAGAAAAACTTAACCAGGTGTCCGGAATCAGTTGA